From a region of the Streptacidiphilus albus JL83 genome:
- a CDS encoding GH1 family beta-glucosidase: MPQSAQPAQPVQPPPLPASFRWGASTAAYQIEGAAAEDGKGPSVWDTFTARPDTVRDGHTGDTACDHYHRYQEDVALLKGLGLDAYRFSVSWPRVQPTGRGQVNGKGLDFYDRLVDELLANGVVPTPTLFHWDLPQALEDGGGWLDRDTAHRFGEYAAVVADRLGDRVQRWITLNEPFIHMAFGYAFGVHAPGRALMLDALPVAHHQLLGHGLAVSALRARGAEEVMIANNCSPVRVADGAGPADRAAAEAYDTLHNRLFNDPLLLGRYPDLSAYGVAEPTWGGVVRDGDLETIAAPLDGLGLNYYNPSWITAPAEGGALPFDLVEPEEDYPRTAFGWPVVPEALTELLVGFAERYGDALPPVHITESGCSQPDEPVDGEVLDQARIDYLRSHIDAVAEAVARGVDVRAYFTWSLLDNFEWAEGFHQRFGLVHVDFATQLRTPKASYAWYRDRIARHRVARES; this comes from the coding sequence ATGCCGCAGTCCGCTCAGCCCGCTCAGCCCGTGCAGCCCCCGCCGCTTCCCGCCTCCTTCCGCTGGGGAGCCTCCACCGCCGCCTACCAGATCGAGGGCGCCGCCGCCGAGGACGGCAAGGGCCCCTCCGTCTGGGACACCTTCACCGCGCGCCCCGACACGGTCAGGGACGGCCACACCGGTGACACCGCCTGCGACCACTACCACCGCTACCAGGAGGACGTGGCCCTGCTGAAGGGCCTCGGACTGGACGCCTACCGCTTCTCGGTCTCCTGGCCGAGGGTCCAGCCGACCGGCCGCGGACAGGTGAACGGCAAGGGCCTCGACTTCTACGACCGCCTGGTGGACGAGCTGCTCGCCAACGGCGTCGTCCCCACGCCCACGCTCTTCCACTGGGACCTCCCGCAGGCCCTGGAGGACGGCGGCGGCTGGCTCGACCGGGACACGGCGCACCGCTTCGGCGAGTACGCGGCCGTGGTCGCCGACCGCCTGGGCGACCGGGTGCAGCGCTGGATCACCCTCAACGAGCCCTTCATCCACATGGCCTTCGGCTACGCCTTCGGCGTCCACGCCCCCGGCCGCGCGCTGATGCTGGACGCGCTCCCGGTCGCCCACCACCAACTCCTGGGCCACGGACTGGCCGTGTCGGCGCTGCGGGCGCGCGGCGCCGAGGAGGTGATGATCGCCAACAACTGCAGCCCGGTCCGGGTGGCCGACGGGGCCGGCCCGGCGGACCGGGCCGCCGCCGAGGCCTACGACACGCTGCACAACCGGCTGTTCAACGATCCGCTGCTGCTCGGCCGCTACCCCGACCTGTCCGCCTACGGCGTCGCCGAGCCCACCTGGGGCGGCGTGGTCAGGGACGGGGACCTGGAGACGATCGCGGCGCCGCTGGACGGCCTCGGGCTCAACTACTACAACCCCAGCTGGATCACGGCCCCGGCCGAGGGCGGCGCCCTGCCCTTCGACCTGGTCGAGCCGGAGGAGGACTACCCCCGCACCGCCTTCGGCTGGCCGGTCGTCCCCGAGGCGCTGACCGAGCTGCTGGTCGGGTTCGCGGAGCGCTACGGCGACGCCCTGCCGCCGGTCCACATCACCGAGAGCGGCTGCTCCCAGCCGGACGAGCCGGTCGACGGCGAGGTGCTGGACCAGGCGCGGATCGATTACCTGCGCAGCCACATCGACGCCGTCGCGGAGGCGGTCGCCCGGGGGGTGGACGTCCGGGCGTACTTCACCTGGTCGCTGCTGGACAACTTCGAGTGGGCCGAGGGGTTCCACCAGCGTTTCGGCCTGGTGCACGTGGACTTCGCGACCCAGCTCCGCACGCCCAAGGCGTCCTACGCCTGGTATCGGGACCGGATCGCGCGGCACCGTGTCGCCCGCGAGTCCTAG
- a CDS encoding MFS transporter — MRRASADTPLRRRTGLAEDSGAAVFDEPLQRVRPAWTASLSLSTLAVFMAFMTPIQILLPLQLQHIDDAQKTTALAWVTGFGALVAVVANPLAGALSDRTSSRFGRRRPWIVGGAVWGAAGLMLTAAQHTVVGVAFGWCVAQAGLNAMLAGVSTPIADRVPVGQRAEVSGWTGIMQSFGLILGALLTTLLFTGVESGYGSLALVTLVLALPFALFFHEPPLPRELRPALDPRQILAGLWLSPRLHPDFAWAWLTRFLINLGNALGTLYLLFYLTDSVHYGDPATGVLILTVIYTLCAAATAIPVGRISDRSGRRKRFVLLCCVVMAAAAVLLAFVHTWTAAMAAAAILGAGFGIYLAVDQALVTQVLPTAQDRAKDLGVINIANSGPQVLAPAIAAPIVAHAGGYTGLYLATAMVTLVGGALVHRVRSVD, encoded by the coding sequence ATGCGCCGAGCCAGTGCCGACACGCCGCTCCGCCGCCGGACCGGGCTCGCCGAGGACAGCGGAGCGGCTGTCTTCGACGAGCCCCTGCAGCGGGTCCGTCCGGCCTGGACCGCCTCGCTCAGCCTGTCCACCCTCGCCGTGTTCATGGCCTTCATGACGCCCATTCAGATCCTGCTGCCGCTCCAGCTCCAGCACATCGACGACGCCCAGAAGACCACCGCCCTCGCCTGGGTCACCGGCTTCGGCGCGCTGGTCGCGGTCGTGGCCAACCCGCTGGCGGGCGCGCTCTCGGACCGGACCAGCAGCCGCTTCGGCCGCCGCCGGCCGTGGATCGTCGGCGGCGCGGTCTGGGGAGCGGCCGGGCTGATGCTCACCGCGGCCCAGCACACCGTGGTCGGCGTCGCCTTCGGCTGGTGCGTCGCCCAGGCCGGGCTGAACGCGATGCTCGCCGGCGTCAGCACGCCCATCGCCGACCGGGTACCGGTGGGCCAGCGCGCCGAGGTCTCCGGCTGGACCGGGATCATGCAGTCCTTCGGGCTGATCCTCGGGGCGCTGCTCACCACCCTGCTCTTCACCGGCGTCGAGTCCGGCTACGGCTCGCTGGCGCTGGTCACCCTGGTGCTGGCGCTGCCCTTCGCGCTGTTCTTCCACGAGCCGCCGCTGCCGCGCGAGTTGCGCCCCGCGCTGGACCCGCGGCAGATCCTGGCCGGCCTGTGGCTCAGCCCGCGCCTCCACCCGGACTTCGCCTGGGCCTGGCTGACCCGCTTCCTGATCAACCTCGGCAACGCCCTGGGCACGCTCTACCTGCTGTTCTACCTGACCGACTCGGTGCACTACGGCGACCCGGCCACGGGGGTGCTGATCCTGACGGTGATCTACACCCTCTGCGCGGCGGCCACCGCGATCCCGGTCGGGCGGATCTCCGACCGCAGCGGGCGCCGCAAGCGCTTCGTCCTGCTGTGCTGCGTGGTCATGGCCGCCGCCGCGGTGCTGCTGGCATTCGTCCACACCTGGACGGCGGCGATGGCCGCCGCCGCGATCCTCGGCGCCGGCTTCGGGATCTACCTCGCGGTGGACCAGGCCCTCGTCACCCAGGTGCTCCCGACGGCGCAGGACCGGGCCAAGGACCTGGGCGTGATCAACATCGCCAACTCCGGTCCCCAGGTGCTCGCCCCGGCCATCGCCGCCCCGATCGTCGCCCACGCCGGCGGCTACACCGGCCTCTACCTGGCCACGGCCATGGTCACCCTGGTCGGTGGGGCGCTGGTGCACCGGGTCCGCTCGGTCGACTAG